In the Clostridium sporogenes genome, one interval contains:
- a CDS encoding tetratricopeptide repeat protein, giving the protein MKKHLSRKYEKLLLDNYRQNIDDSNYKELILEGISGHKAIHRYLKEYIKDNKEILDLNWGKQMLLFIVSFNEKDLELAEQCYKALKKYPDNYFTESVMADIDLRFYGDLFKARDKYLNALSLYDRDALVYYNLGLIYYLLGMFQKSMDFYNKSLNYINKMDNKEFIKSKCLYNIAVCEINYNNNHKDGEKLLKRSLKLNPNYIEANDLLEKLRGEK; this is encoded by the coding sequence ATGAAAAAACACTTAAGTAGGAAGTATGAAAAACTTCTATTAGACAATTATAGGCAAAATATTGATGACTCTAATTATAAAGAGTTGATATTAGAAGGAATAAGTGGTCATAAAGCTATACATAGATATTTAAAAGAGTATATAAAAGATAATAAGGAAATTTTAGATTTAAATTGGGGAAAGCAAATGCTTTTATTTATAGTTTCCTTTAATGAAAAAGATTTAGAACTAGCAGAGCAATGTTATAAAGCATTAAAGAAGTATCCAGATAATTATTTTACAGAGTCTGTAATGGCAGATATTGATTTAAGATTTTATGGGGATTTATTTAAAGCTAGAGATAAATATTTAAATGCATTAAGTTTATATGATAGGGATGCTCTTGTGTATTATAACTTAGGACTAATATATTATTTATTAGGTATGTTCCAAAAGAGTATGGATTTTTATAATAAGAGCTTGAATTATATAAATAAAATGGATAACAAGGAATTTATAAAGTCTAAATGTTTATATAATATAGCAGTTTGTGAAATTAATTATAATAATAACCATAAAGATGGAGAAAAGTTACTTAAGAGAAGTTTGAAGT